The Synechococcales cyanobacterium CNB genome includes a window with the following:
- a CDS encoding sigma-70 family RNA polymerase sigma factor, producing the protein MLSSMTTSFIARLRANDQAAWFELWETFGPVVRAQLTRWGGGRIGHETVRDLSQETLAALSDSIDRYDPARGARFSTWLLAIAKHVLGDEMDRRMAMKRGGGRTAASLDEAWMAGSSAIGADDAYEAAVFGAKVEAAIRQVQKECDFTDFSIYRMRVLDGTSGKDVAAAIGVSEPTVSRRLAKVRDALRRRIAEAVETYSFTEAERSEPRRNGLDLDPNKADDALFDEAVAEIYHRQMDLRRMDEQAAR; encoded by the coding sequence GTGCTCTCCTCGATGACGACGAGTTTCATCGCCCGCCTGCGGGCCAACGACCAGGCCGCCTGGTTCGAGCTGTGGGAGACCTTCGGCCCTGTCGTCCGCGCCCAACTCACCCGCTGGGGAGGCGGGCGGATCGGGCACGAGACCGTGCGCGACCTCTCCCAGGAGACGCTCGCGGCCCTGTCGGACTCGATCGACCGCTACGACCCCGCCCGCGGGGCACGTTTCAGCACTTGGCTCCTCGCCATCGCCAAGCACGTCCTCGGCGACGAGATGGACCGGCGAATGGCCATGAAGCGGGGCGGCGGGCGAACGGCGGCGTCCCTCGACGAGGCATGGATGGCCGGCTCGTCGGCGATCGGCGCGGACGATGCCTACGAGGCCGCGGTCTTCGGGGCGAAGGTCGAGGCCGCGATCCGGCAGGTACAGAAAGAGTGCGACTTCACGGACTTCTCCATCTACCGGATGCGGGTGCTGGACGGGACGAGCGGCAAGGACGTGGCGGCGGCAATCGGGGTGAGCGAGCCGACGGTGAGCCGGCGACTGGCGAAGGTGCGCGACGCGCTGCGACGGCGGATCGCGGAGGCCGTGGAGACGTACTCGTTCACGGAGGCCGAGCGGTCCGAGCCGCGCCGAAACGGGCTGGACCTCGATCCGAACAAGGCCGACGACGCTCTCTTTGACGAGGCGGTCGCGGAGATTTACCACCGCCAGATGGACCTTCGGCGGATGGACGAGCAGGCCGCTCGATAG
- the trpD gene encoding anthranilate phosphoribosyltransferase, with protein sequence MEPHDALATLVAGGSLSAEQAEALFERLLSGGMDDAQIAGVLSLIQARGATTPEVIGAARVMRRHVTPTPMPSVLGATLIDTCGTGGAPKTFNVSTAAAIVAAAARSGGGRRAIVAKHGNRSRTGRGSAEALAALGVRVDASPEVQSRCLAEAGVCFCFAIHHHPAMRHAAGPRRSLGFPTIFNLLGPLTNPAGARRQVIGVYEARLVPLIAEALAGLGAERAIVAHGRDGMDELTTTAPTILALVLGGGVRIEELDARTLGLAPARLDDLRVASVDEAAGAVRAVLAGEPGPRRDVTLLNAAAALLVADVAASLADGLTLAAEAVDSGRARETLETLMRVSRG encoded by the coding sequence ATGGAACCGCACGATGCGCTCGCCACGCTGGTCGCCGGCGGCTCGCTCAGCGCGGAGCAGGCTGAGGCCCTCTTCGAGCGACTGCTCTCCGGCGGCATGGACGACGCCCAGATCGCGGGTGTGCTCTCGCTCATCCAGGCGCGCGGGGCGACGACGCCGGAGGTCATCGGTGCCGCCCGGGTCATGCGCCGCCACGTCACGCCGACGCCCATGCCGAGCGTGCTCGGAGCGACCCTCATCGACACCTGCGGCACGGGTGGAGCGCCCAAGACCTTCAACGTCTCGACCGCGGCGGCCATCGTCGCGGCGGCGGCACGATCGGGGGGGGGGCGGCGGGCGATCGTCGCCAAGCACGGCAACCGCTCGCGCACGGGGCGAGGGTCGGCCGAGGCGCTTGCGGCGCTCGGCGTGCGCGTGGACGCGTCGCCGGAGGTGCAGTCGCGGTGCCTCGCCGAGGCGGGCGTGTGCTTCTGCTTCGCGATCCACCATCACCCTGCGATGCGCCACGCGGCCGGGCCGCGACGGTCGCTCGGGTTCCCGACGATCTTCAACCTGCTCGGGCCGTTGACGAACCCGGCGGGCGCCCGTCGGCAAGTGATCGGCGTCTACGAGGCGAGGCTGGTGCCGCTGATCGCCGAAGCGCTCGCGGGACTCGGAGCGGAGCGGGCGATCGTCGCCCACGGGCGCGACGGCATGGACGAACTGACGACGACCGCGCCGACGATCCTGGCGTTGGTCTTGGGGGGGGGTGTGCGGATCGAGGAACTGGACGCTCGCACGCTCGGCCTCGCTCCGGCCCGGCTCGACGACCTGCGCGTCGCGAGCGTGGACGAGGCCGCCGGGGCTGTTCGCGCCGTGCTGGCGGGCGAGCCGGGGCCGCGGCGAGACGTGACGCTCCTGAACGCTGCCGCCGCGCTGCTCGTGGCGGACGTTGCGGCTTCACTCGCCGATGGGCTGACGCTCGCGGCGGAAGCGGTGGACTCGGGCAGGGCGAGGGAGACGCTGGAGACACTGATGCGCGTATCTCGTGGATGA
- a CDS encoding rod shape-determining protein has protein sequence MLFDRFLGLFAVDMGIDLGTCNTLVAVRGQGIVLNEPSVVAVRKGTNQVLRSGNELAVGWVAKEMLGKTPGSISAIRPLKDGVISDFEITEAMLGYFIRKVNGSPRFIGPRVVISIPSGITAVEKRAVFDSSERAGARRTYLIEEPVAAAIGAGLPFAEPTASMIVDIGGGTTEVAIMSLADIAVCESVRVAGDDMDEAIINHMKRTYNLMVGEQTAERIKIEIGSAAPVGEETTMDVRGRDMISGLPRKAPISSEEIREALQEPVNAIIETVTRTLERAEPELAADLVENGITLAGGGSLLRGLPQVVQKATGLDCRLAEDPLTCVARGTAIYLENIEVWGPNLETDMDL, from the coding sequence GTGCTCTTCGATCGGTTCCTGGGCCTGTTCGCGGTTGACATGGGGATCGACCTCGGCACCTGCAACACGCTCGTTGCGGTCCGTGGGCAGGGCATTGTGCTGAACGAGCCGAGCGTCGTCGCCGTGCGCAAGGGCACCAACCAGGTGCTGCGTTCCGGCAACGAACTCGCCGTCGGCTGGGTCGCCAAGGAGATGCTCGGCAAGACACCCGGCTCCATCTCCGCGATCCGCCCGCTCAAGGACGGCGTCATCAGCGACTTCGAGATCACCGAGGCGATGCTGGGCTACTTCATCCGCAAGGTGAACGGCAGCCCGCGCTTCATCGGCCCGCGCGTGGTCATCTCCATCCCGTCGGGCATCACCGCGGTCGAGAAGCGGGCCGTCTTCGATTCGTCCGAGCGTGCGGGTGCGAGGCGCACATATCTCATCGAGGAGCCGGTCGCGGCGGCGATCGGCGCGGGCCTGCCCTTCGCCGAGCCGACGGCGAGCATGATCGTGGACATCGGCGGCGGGACGACCGAGGTCGCCATCATGTCGCTCGCCGACATCGCGGTCTGCGAGAGCGTGCGCGTCGCAGGCGATGACATGGACGAGGCCATCATCAACCACATGAAGCGCACCTACAACCTCATGGTGGGTGAGCAGACCGCCGAGCGGATCAAGATCGAGATCGGGTCCGCCGCGCCGGTGGGCGAGGAGACCACGATGGATGTCCGCGGGCGCGACATGATTTCGGGCCTGCCGCGCAAGGCTCCGATCAGCAGCGAGGAAATCCGCGAGGCCCTGCAGGAGCCGGTGAACGCCATCATCGAGACGGTGACGCGCACGCTCGAACGGGCCGAACCGGAACTCGCCGCCGACCTCGTCGAGAACGGCATCACGCTCGCGGGCGGCGGCTCGCTGCTGCGAGGGTTGCCGCAGGTCGTGCAGAAGGCGACGGGCCTCGACTGCCGGCTTGCCGAAGACCCGCTGACCTGCGTGGCGCGCGGAACGGCGATCTATCTCGAGAACATCGAGGTGTGGGGGCCGAACCTCGAAACGGACATGGACCTCTAG
- a CDS encoding MiaB/RimO family radical SAM methylthiotransferase — protein sequence MTAGLRSQTCRRRGRAHCSCSRALHGCAVAAEPTNPIAQWPPAGPRRLEESARPRPLFRAGARGVYTFSTMPGRTVYLETFGCQMNELDSELVAGELARLGYAFTGDPERADVVLYNTCSVREHAEQKVWSRLGEMSVRKRREPSLVVGVLGCMAERDGEDLIRRMPVVDVMCGPGELDKLPALLDNAVRTKESLAGDGGGGAAAGTAAPRANAMISARQVALQGNASRRSATLAAAEDNLELLDLSRAVSPVDPASGASRRSAYVRITRGCNKFCTYCVVPFTRGAEVHRPPDHVVDECKRLADAGVVEVTLLGQTVNHYRFEHGAAVTVGGVTQPQKGRSYRGGHDRDPFAGKNVTTFADLLARIHDEVPAIRRLRFVTSYPRDFGNDVLEVMRDHPRICRYLHVPAQSGSNRVLAKMNRGYTVEEYEEFLARAREFLDQPGIGRPLMLSGDVIVGFPTETDEDFEATVGLLRRARYKNCFIFKYSPRPGTVAFERIPDDVPEAVKRRRNNELLAVQAEISDAIAREQVGREVEAFVEGPSKQQMKREGLTTGQIRRVGGAVTLTVGGRDPAADLDPGHAPTATVEVNGAPSVQLSGRTDGDLIVFFEAPREAVAGLTGEMVRVRITAADRLSLHGVVIR from the coding sequence ATGACTGCAGGGTTGCGTTCACAAACGTGCCGACGCCGGGGGCGGGCGCATTGCTCGTGCTCGCGGGCACTGCATGGGTGCGCCGTCGCCGCTGAACCCACGAACCCCATCGCCCAATGGCCGCCGGCGGGGCCTCGTCGCTTGGAGGAGAGCGCGAGGCCCCGCCCCTTGTTTCGAGCCGGCGCACGCGGCGTCTACACTTTCTCCACAATGCCCGGCCGCACTGTCTATCTCGAGACGTTCGGCTGCCAGATGAACGAGCTGGACTCGGAACTGGTGGCGGGTGAGCTCGCGCGCCTCGGCTATGCCTTCACGGGCGACCCCGAGCGGGCCGACGTCGTGCTCTACAACACCTGCTCCGTGCGAGAGCACGCCGAGCAGAAGGTCTGGAGCCGCCTTGGCGAGATGTCCGTGCGCAAGCGGCGCGAGCCGTCGCTGGTGGTTGGCGTGCTCGGCTGCATGGCGGAGCGCGACGGCGAAGACCTCATCCGTCGCATGCCCGTGGTGGACGTGATGTGCGGGCCGGGCGAACTCGACAAACTTCCGGCGCTGCTGGACAACGCCGTGCGCACGAAAGAGAGTCTTGCCGGCGATGGCGGCGGGGGAGCAGCTGCCGGGACCGCCGCCCCGCGGGCAAACGCGATGATCTCTGCACGGCAGGTCGCTCTCCAGGGCAACGCCAGCCGGCGCAGCGCGACGCTCGCCGCGGCCGAGGACAACCTCGAGCTGCTGGACCTCTCCCGGGCAGTCTCGCCTGTTGATCCGGCGTCGGGTGCGAGCCGCAGGTCGGCGTACGTTCGCATCACGCGCGGGTGCAACAAGTTCTGCACCTACTGCGTCGTTCCCTTCACGCGCGGAGCGGAGGTCCATCGCCCGCCGGACCACGTTGTGGACGAGTGCAAGCGACTCGCCGACGCGGGCGTCGTCGAGGTCACGCTGCTCGGTCAGACCGTGAACCACTACCGTTTCGAGCACGGTGCGGCCGTCACCGTCGGGGGCGTCACGCAGCCGCAGAAGGGGCGGAGCTACCGCGGGGGGCACGACCGTGACCCCTTCGCGGGTAAGAACGTGACGACCTTCGCCGACCTGCTCGCTCGCATTCACGACGAGGTTCCCGCGATCCGGCGGTTGAGATTCGTCACCAGTTACCCGCGCGACTTCGGCAACGACGTGCTCGAGGTGATGCGCGACCACCCGCGTATCTGCCGCTATCTGCACGTGCCGGCGCAGAGCGGGTCCAACCGCGTGCTGGCGAAGATGAACCGCGGCTACACGGTCGAGGAGTACGAGGAGTTCCTCGCTCGCGCCCGCGAGTTCCTCGACCAGCCGGGGATCGGTCGCCCGCTCATGCTGTCGGGCGACGTGATCGTCGGCTTCCCGACCGAGACCGACGAGGACTTCGAGGCGACGGTCGGGCTGCTGCGCCGGGCGCGCTACAAGAACTGCTTCATCTTCAAGTACTCGCCGCGGCCCGGCACGGTCGCGTTCGAGCGCATCCCCGACGACGTGCCCGAGGCCGTCAAGCGGCGCCGCAACAACGAACTGCTCGCGGTGCAGGCGGAGATCTCGGACGCGATCGCGCGCGAGCAGGTCGGGCGCGAGGTCGAGGCCTTCGTCGAGGGTCCGAGCAAGCAACAGATGAAACGCGAGGGCCTGACCACCGGCCAGATCCGCAGGGTCGGCGGGGCCGTCACGCTCACCGTCGGCGGGCGCGACCCGGCGGCGGACCTCGACCCCGGCCACGCCCCGACCGCGACGGTCGAGGTCAACGGCGCGCCGAGCGTGCAACTCTCGGGCCGCACGGACGGCGACCTGATCGTCTTCTTCGAGGCCCCGCGCGAGGCGGTGGCGGGACTGACGGGCGAGATGGTGCGCGTGCGGATCACGGCGGCCGATCGGCTGAGCCTGCACGGCGTCGTGATTCGCTGA
- a CDS encoding response regulator — MMRMVVDLPAPFGPSRPATCPGSTVNDTPRTARTRPKDLAMPATLIMQGHSSGAGRADVKRATRAAGRAGGQCRGPRLCRGPRGRHAHAMTPGRPKLLIVGGPNVPAEELRAALADRYEVSSGDPESAAEAIREGGVQALLADAGTLSPIGADLAAAPALAMLDSIGDALCLARDDGSVVWANERFRSLDSAAQAEIAGVCAAAARVFAEARGGKDDGQPPTCKFDVLADQGRRVLEVYVTRVDLGGEARHVAAVGRDVTAVRRTQQKMDAIDRAGSELVGFEADAVRQMNAIERLRLLENKIVRTSRELLHFDNFAIRLIDERTRKLEMVMCSGIPPEVADFDLYPELEGSGISGYVAATGRSYVCKDTETDEKFLPGLAGARSSLTVPLRLHDKVIGIWDIESQKPGAFTDEDRQFGEIFARYVAIALHMLDLLVVERSAVNQSVSGRVEGELRECLEDIISEAEWLSGFAARDPETASHVARIKADVEKIRARVRNVAAGPQTLLGAERALAVREKDPALVGKRVLVADDEPKIRRIIRDVLRNRGATVTVCENGAEAIARLEACGRGEEPPYDLVLSDIKMPDRNGYEVFNTARTSLPGVPVILMTGFGYDPHHSIVRASQEGLQSVLFKPFQIERLIDEARKAVTGSGQA; from the coding sequence ATGATGCGGATGGTGGTGGACTTGCCCGCGCCGTTCGGCCCGAGCAGACCCGCGACCTGCCCAGGCTCGACGGTGAACGACACGCCGCGGACGGCGCGGACCCGGCCGAAGGACTTGGCGATGCCGGCAACCCTGATCATGCAGGGGCACAGTAGCGGGGCCGGGCGAGCCGATGTCAAGAGGGCGACCCGCGCCGCGGGTCGGGCAGGAGGCCAGTGCCGCGGCCCTAGACTCTGTCGGGGTCCGCGAGGGAGGCACGCACACGCGATGACGCCCGGGCGTCCGAAGTTGCTCATCGTCGGGGGTCCGAACGTTCCGGCCGAGGAACTGCGGGCTGCGCTCGCCGACCGGTACGAAGTCTCGTCGGGCGACCCTGAGTCGGCGGCGGAGGCCATCCGCGAGGGCGGGGTGCAGGCGCTGCTGGCGGACGCCGGGACACTCAGCCCGATCGGTGCGGACCTCGCGGCCGCGCCGGCGCTGGCGATGCTGGATTCGATCGGCGACGCCCTCTGCCTGGCCCGCGACGACGGGAGCGTCGTGTGGGCGAACGAGCGCTTCCGCTCGCTCGACTCGGCGGCCCAGGCAGAGATCGCGGGCGTGTGCGCGGCGGCAGCGCGGGTCTTTGCCGAAGCGCGCGGCGGAAAGGACGACGGCCAGCCTCCCACCTGCAAGTTCGACGTGCTCGCGGACCAGGGCCGGCGCGTGCTCGAAGTCTACGTGACGCGGGTTGATCTCGGGGGCGAGGCGCGGCACGTGGCGGCGGTCGGGCGGGACGTGACGGCCGTGCGGCGCACCCAGCAGAAGATGGACGCGATCGACCGGGCCGGGAGCGAACTGGTCGGGTTCGAGGCCGACGCGGTGCGCCAGATGAACGCGATCGAGCGGCTGCGGCTGCTCGAGAACAAGATCGTGCGCACAAGCCGCGAACTGCTGCATTTCGACAACTTCGCCATCCGGCTGATCGACGAGCGGACGCGGAAGCTGGAGATGGTGATGTGCTCGGGCATCCCGCCGGAGGTCGCGGACTTCGATCTTTACCCTGAACTGGAGGGGAGCGGGATCAGCGGGTACGTCGCGGCGACCGGGCGGAGTTACGTCTGCAAGGACACGGAGACAGACGAGAAGTTCCTGCCTGGGCTGGCCGGGGCGCGCAGCTCGCTCACCGTGCCGCTGCGGCTGCACGACAAGGTGATCGGCATCTGGGACATCGAGAGCCAGAAGCCGGGGGCGTTCACAGACGAGGACCGGCAGTTCGGCGAGATCTTCGCCCGCTATGTGGCGATCGCGCTGCACATGCTGGACCTGCTGGTCGTCGAGCGCAGCGCGGTGAACCAGTCGGTCAGCGGGCGCGTCGAGGGGGAACTGCGCGAGTGCCTCGAGGACATCATCTCCGAGGCGGAGTGGCTCAGCGGGTTCGCGGCCCGCGACCCCGAGACGGCCAGCCACGTGGCGCGGATCAAGGCGGACGTCGAGAAGATCCGCGCCCGGGTGCGGAACGTGGCCGCCGGGCCGCAGACGCTGCTGGGCGCGGAGCGCGCGCTGGCGGTGCGCGAGAAGGACCCCGCGCTGGTGGGCAAGCGAGTGCTGGTGGCGGACGACGAGCCGAAGATCCGGCGCATCATCAGGGACGTGCTGCGCAACCGCGGCGCGACGGTGACGGTCTGCGAGAACGGCGCAGAGGCAATCGCCAGGCTGGAGGCGTGCGGTCGCGGCGAGGAGCCGCCGTATGACCTGGTGCTGTCGGACATCAAGATGCCGGACCGCAACGGGTACGAAGTGTTCAACACGGCGCGAACCTCGCTCCCGGGGGTGCCGGTGATCCTGATGACGGGGTTCGGGTACGATCCGCACCACTCGATCGTGCGCGCGAGCCAGGAAGGATTGCAGAGCGTGCTCTTCAAGCCCTTCCAGATCGAGCGGCTGATCGACGAGGCTCGCAAGGCCGTCACAGGCAGCGGGCAGGCCTGA
- a CDS encoding VWA domain-containing protein translates to MGLRFESPLWLIAVLAALPLAWIGLRWFAAMSRVRRWSAVVARTLLTLLLAALLAGAAGTRPVDRFAVVFVVDVSGSVRRYADGSDGPPLVERARSTIDRLAAGRGPDDLLGVVVFDGSAAAVALPTRGDITGRSLDVRLREGTDVASSLRFAASLIPADAAGRLVLVSDGVETTGDARAAARELAGRFPTARGARGSLPVDAVPVEYEVRGEVMVEHVDAPPAAASESTVTVRVVLAATDPARGTLHMLRDGEPIDMGAGAGAGRALSLAPGRHVELVRVALPPARVHRFEAVWEPETAEGPDGTTLALGDSIPENNRAEAFTVTPGRGSVLLLDGVSDGRPGEAGSTLARSLEQAGIGVTVLPPPAAPSDPLSLQLYDLVILQNVPADALDPTAQHALAAHVRDLGAGLVMIGGPDSFGPGGWKGTPIEPILPVSLDLPESLIVPSAAIVLVIDNSGSMGRGVFGSSRTQQQIANEAAAHAVTILDRADLVGVIAFSNAPRVVHPLSPNSDPATLASRIRGISPGGGTNLLPALEEAARQLESARAEVRHVIVLSDGVSMNAELLPGAAADLFERGIRVSTISVGQEADIATMSAIAEQGGGQHHYVVNPNALPSIFVKTVRLVRSPMIREAPFRPVVTPSGSPMTESIGTPPMLGGLVLTQTRREPTIISAMLTPDGEPLLAHWNVGLGQVAAFTSDAHHWAARWLDWPGYARMWTQVVRTLSRPATTHGYDLMTLVRDGRLRVRFEAADDAGTPLDALAVDATVYGPGEEPTTIRLDQTGPGVYEGSVEASRTGAYVAVVKPRQAGRPLPPAIGGTTISSGEEYRSLRSNAALLRDVASITGGRVLTLDSLDAATVFDRAAAPPRLASAPLWRHLLIAAIVVLMLDVGTRRIAWDRFVSREFGVELRRAAAEALADRGEEARRTLAGLRGTREAARAEPRAGTLGEAEARRITEEAARRRVRDREEALRAIREQRTKVAPREAAAGYEQAKPRQRVQSEDATPSGGLLEAKRRARERIERQQEDEE, encoded by the coding sequence ATGGGCCTGCGGTTCGAAAGCCCGCTGTGGCTGATCGCCGTTCTGGCCGCGCTGCCGCTGGCGTGGATCGGCCTGCGGTGGTTCGCCGCGATGAGCCGCGTGCGGCGGTGGTCGGCGGTCGTCGCCCGCACCCTGCTCACGCTCCTGCTGGCCGCACTCCTCGCGGGCGCGGCGGGAACGCGACCCGTTGACCGGTTCGCGGTCGTGTTCGTGGTCGACGTCTCCGGTTCGGTACGCCGCTACGCGGACGGCTCGGACGGGCCGCCGCTGGTCGAGCGTGCGCGATCAACCATCGATCGGCTGGCCGCGGGTCGAGGGCCGGACGACCTGCTCGGCGTCGTGGTCTTCGACGGCTCGGCCGCCGCGGTCGCCCTGCCCACGCGTGGGGACATCACGGGCCGATCGCTCGACGTCCGCCTGCGCGAGGGCACGGACGTGGCCTCCTCGCTCCGGTTCGCCGCGTCGCTCATCCCGGCGGACGCTGCGGGCAGGCTCGTGCTCGTGAGCGACGGCGTTGAAACGACCGGCGACGCCCGCGCCGCCGCACGCGAACTCGCGGGGCGATTCCCCACGGCGCGCGGCGCCCGAGGCTCGCTCCCGGTTGACGCCGTGCCGGTCGAGTACGAAGTGCGCGGCGAGGTGATGGTCGAGCATGTCGATGCCCCCCCCGCCGCCGCGTCCGAATCAACGGTAACCGTGCGCGTCGTGCTCGCGGCGACGGACCCCGCCCGCGGCACGCTGCACATGTTGCGGGACGGCGAGCCGATCGACATGGGCGCGGGTGCCGGCGCGGGAAGGGCGCTGTCGCTCGCGCCGGGTCGGCACGTAGAACTCGTGCGCGTCGCGCTGCCGCCGGCTCGCGTGCACCGCTTCGAAGCCGTCTGGGAGCCGGAGACCGCCGAAGGACCGGACGGCACGACGCTCGCCCTCGGCGATTCAATCCCGGAGAACAACCGCGCCGAAGCGTTCACCGTGACGCCCGGCCGCGGCTCGGTGCTGCTGCTCGACGGCGTCTCGGACGGCCGCCCCGGCGAGGCCGGCTCGACGCTCGCCCGCTCGCTGGAACAGGCGGGCATCGGCGTGACGGTCCTCCCCCCCCCTGCTGCGCCGAGCGACCCGCTCTCGCTGCAGCTCTACGACCTCGTGATCCTCCAGAACGTGCCCGCAGACGCGCTGGACCCGACAGCGCAGCACGCACTGGCCGCGCACGTGCGCGACCTCGGCGCCGGGCTGGTCATGATCGGCGGACCGGACTCGTTCGGCCCGGGCGGATGGAAAGGCACACCCATCGAGCCGATCCTGCCGGTGAGCCTCGACCTGCCCGAGAGCCTGATCGTGCCTTCGGCGGCGATCGTGCTCGTCATCGACAACTCGGGGTCGATGGGGCGAGGAGTGTTCGGCTCGTCCCGCACGCAGCAGCAGATCGCCAACGAGGCCGCCGCTCACGCCGTCACCATCCTCGACCGCGCGGACCTCGTCGGCGTCATCGCGTTCAGCAACGCTCCGCGCGTCGTTCACCCGCTCTCACCGAACAGCGACCCCGCGACGCTCGCGTCCCGCATCCGCGGCATCAGCCCCGGGGGCGGCACCAACCTGCTCCCCGCGCTCGAAGAAGCGGCGCGACAGCTCGAATCCGCCCGGGCCGAGGTGCGACACGTCATCGTCCTCTCCGACGGGGTCTCGATGAACGCGGAGTTGCTGCCCGGCGCGGCGGCCGACCTCTTCGAGCGGGGCATCCGCGTCTCGACCATCAGCGTCGGTCAGGAAGCAGACATCGCCACCATGAGCGCGATCGCCGAACAGGGCGGTGGACAACACCACTACGTCGTGAACCCCAACGCACTGCCGAGCATCTTCGTGAAAACCGTGCGGCTTGTCCGCTCGCCGATGATCCGCGAGGCGCCGTTCCGCCCCGTGGTCACACCCAGCGGCTCGCCCATGACCGAGAGCATCGGCACCCCCCCCATGCTCGGCGGTCTCGTCCTCACGCAGACGCGGCGCGAGCCGACCATCATCAGCGCGATGCTCACGCCCGACGGCGAGCCTCTGCTCGCCCACTGGAACGTCGGGCTGGGGCAGGTCGCCGCGTTCACGTCCGACGCGCACCACTGGGCCGCACGATGGCTGGATTGGCCCGGCTACGCGCGGATGTGGACGCAGGTCGTGCGCACGCTCTCGCGCCCCGCGACCACGCACGGGTACGACCTGATGACGCTGGTGCGCGACGGCCGGCTGCGCGTGCGCTTCGAGGCCGCGGACGACGCGGGCACACCCCTGGATGCGCTCGCGGTCGATGCGACGGTGTACGGACCGGGCGAGGAACCGACGACGATCCGCCTCGACCAGACCGGGCCGGGCGTGTACGAGGGGTCGGTCGAGGCAAGTCGAACAGGGGCATACGTCGCGGTGGTCAAACCCCGGCAGGCGGGCAGGCCGCTGCCGCCGGCGATCGGCGGAACGACGATCTCATCGGGCGAGGAGTACCGCTCGCTGCGGTCAAACGCCGCGTTGCTCCGCGACGTGGCATCGATCACCGGCGGGCGCGTGCTCACACTCGACAGCCTTGACGCGGCGACCGTCTTCGACCGTGCCGCCGCGCCGCCGAGGCTGGCGAGCGCCCCGCTCTGGCGGCACCTGCTCATCGCAGCGATCGTGGTGCTGATGCTGGACGTGGGAACGCGGCGCATCGCGTGGGACCGATTCGTCTCGCGCGAGTTCGGCGTGGAGCTGCGCCGCGCCGCGGCCGAGGCGCTCGCCGATCGGGGCGAGGAGGCGCGTCGAACGCTCGCCGGGCTGCGCGGGACACGCGAGGCGGCGCGGGCAGAGCCGCGGGCGGGCACGCTGGGCGAGGCGGAGGCCCGGCGCATTACCGAGGAGGCCGCACGCAGGCGCGTTCGCGACCGCGAGGAGGCGTTGCGGGCGATCCGCGAGCAGCGGACGAAGGTCGCGCCAAGGGAGGCCGCCGCCGGCTACGAACAAGCAAAGCCCAGGCAGCGGGTTCAGAGCGAGGATGCCACCCCCTCCGGCGGCTTGCTGGAGGCAAAGCGGCGCGCCCGCGAACGCATCGAACGTCAGCAGGAGGACGAGGAATGA
- a CDS encoding class I SAM-dependent methyltransferase: MTAREPLHEMRPTTRFSDRAADYAKFRPSYPAEAIDAILDRLPPATRGGALQAPLMAADIGAGTGISARLLAERGVHVIAVEPNDAMRSAAGQHPLIEWRSGTAEATGLPDASVDLVLCAQSYHWFEPRAACREFARILRPGGRLALVWNDGDETDPVARGYYDLVREASDGAGPTSHQSAARNPTFAPPFDPARVRRLRFRNEQRLDKPSLIGRAMSASYVPRTGPRAEQLVRGLQELHTRHAAADSRVGLMYEVLVYLATRENEPGRS; this comes from the coding sequence ATGACCGCTCGGGAGCCGCTGCACGAGATGCGCCCGACGACGCGCTTCTCCGACCGAGCCGCCGACTACGCGAAGTTCCGCCCGTCCTACCCGGCCGAAGCGATCGACGCGATCCTCGACCGCTTGCCCCCCGCGACGCGGGGCGGGGCCTTGCAGGCCCCGTTGATGGCGGCGGATATCGGGGCGGGCACCGGCATTTCTGCTCGCCTGCTCGCGGAGCGCGGCGTGCACGTCATCGCCGTCGAGCCGAACGACGCGATGCGATCGGCCGCCGGCCAGCATCCGCTCATCGAGTGGCGGTCCGGGACCGCGGAAGCCACCGGCCTGCCCGATGCCTCCGTCGATCTGGTGCTGTGTGCACAGTCCTACCACTGGTTCGAGCCGAGGGCCGCCTGCCGTGAGTTCGCACGCATCCTGCGCCCCGGCGGTCGCCTCGCTCTTGTGTGGAACGACGGCGACGAGACCGACCCCGTCGCCCGCGGGTACTACGACCTCGTCCGCGAGGCGAGCGATGGCGCAGGCCCGACGAGCCACCAGTCCGCCGCACGCAACCCGACGTTCGCCCCCCCCTTTGACCCCGCCCGCGTGCGCCGACTGCGCTTCCGCAACGAACAGCGGCTGGACAAGCCCTCGCTGATCGGCCGGGCCATGAGCGCGTCCTACGTGCCGAGGACAGGCCCGCGCGCCGAGCAGCTCGTGCGCGGCCTGCAGGAACTGCACACGAGACACGCGGCGGCGGACAGTCGCGTGGGGCTGATGTACGAGGTGCTGGTGTACTTGGCCACGCGAGAGAATGAACCCGGACGCTCATGA